Proteins encoded within one genomic window of Saccharopolyspora pogona:
- a CDS encoding winged helix-turn-helix domain-containing protein has product MRDARRLSPEAQENLRRRVVAAVHGGMTQVEAAQVFAVAPQSVSRWVQVWRKQGSKGLAGRRRGRRPGEQEALSARRQRKLRYAVAEHTPAAFGLAGVVWTRKTVAELIRVRHGVVLSLRTVGNYLCSWGLSPQKPIRRAYEQDPEAEFRYQAMTIRLLLADLHPRKGEERNTSPHIIYDRLIR; this is encoded by the coding sequence GTGCGGGACGCGCGGAGGTTGTCGCCTGAGGCGCAGGAGAATCTGCGGCGCAGGGTGGTCGCGGCGGTGCATGGTGGGATGACGCAGGTCGAGGCGGCGCAGGTGTTCGCGGTAGCGCCGCAGTCGGTGTCCAGATGGGTGCAGGTGTGGCGGAAACAGGGTTCGAAGGGTCTTGCCGGGCGTCGGCGGGGTCGCAGGCCTGGTGAGCAGGAAGCGTTGAGTGCCCGCCGGCAGCGCAAGTTGCGGTATGCGGTGGCCGAGCACACCCCAGCGGCGTTCGGGCTGGCTGGGGTGGTGTGGACCCGCAAGACGGTGGCCGAGCTGATCCGGGTGCGGCACGGCGTCGTGTTGAGTTTGCGCACCGTCGGCAACTATCTGTGTTCTTGGGGTTTGTCGCCGCAGAAACCGATCCGTAGGGCCTACGAGCAGGACCCCGAGGCCGAATTCCGTTACCAAGCAATGACAATCCGTCTACTCCTCGCCGATTTACACCCACGGAAAGGCGAGGAGAGGAACACCAGTCCGCACATCATTTATGATCGCTTGATCAGGTGA
- a CDS encoding Scr1 family TA system antitoxin-like transcriptional regulator — protein MRRERQERLDGDYPPRLHFYISEAVIRHPVGEADVWRGQLEHLIESSKLDHVELGIVPFSAGSHPGIAVRRSSKSVCAGSGCDDRNDSGSVSGDTFQSSGDLGDSGQA, from the coding sequence ATGCGCCGCGAACGGCAAGAACGACTCGACGGCGACTATCCGCCGCGACTCCACTTCTACATCAGCGAAGCGGTAATTCGACATCCCGTCGGCGAGGCCGATGTCTGGCGCGGACAGCTTGAGCACCTTATCGAGTCGTCGAAGCTCGATCACGTGGAATTGGGCATCGTACCATTCTCGGCCGGTTCACATCCGGGCATAGCGGTCAGGAGATCGTCAAAGTCGGTTTGTGCTGGTAGCGGCTGCGATGATCGGAATGATTCGGGTTCGGTCAGCGGCGATACGTTCCAGAGTTCGGGTGATCTGGGTGATTCCGGCCAGGCGTAA